The following are encoded together in the Candidatus Methylomirabilis oxygeniifera genome:
- a CDS encoding conserved protein of unknown function (Evidence 4 : Homologs of previously reported genes of unknown function), producing MTVEKPVLHYLVRHGESQSEREDPAKPLSDHGREEIMRVARYAASIGVEVAEIRHSDRLRARQTAEILAEYLLPQLGLREVEGLSPGADPERVHAELDAAEEPLMLVGHLPHLGRLVSALVLGNSGTEIIRPETGTMICLAKTERGFRLLWVLTPDLVQA from the coding sequence ATGACCGTAGAGAAGCCCGTCCTGCACTATCTCGTACGACATGGCGAATCACAATCCGAGCGTGAGGACCCGGCGAAGCCGCTCAGCGACCACGGGCGCGAGGAAATCATGCGAGTCGCCAGGTACGCGGCGTCCATTGGAGTTGAGGTCGCTGAGATTCGTCACTCGGACAGGCTCCGAGCCCGGCAGACCGCAGAGATTCTCGCCGAATACCTGCTACCACAGCTCGGACTTCGGGAGGTGGAGGGTCTCTCGCCAGGAGCAGATCCAGAGAGAGTCCACGCAGAGCTGGATGCCGCTGAAGAGCCGCTGATGTTGGTAGGCCATCTTCCACACCTGGGCCGCCTCGTTTCAGCTCTAGTGCTGGGCAATAGCGGGACGGAGATCATTCGACCGGAGACGGGGACAATGATCTGTCTCGCCAAGACCGAAAGAGGCTTCCGACTGCTGTGGGTCCTTACCCCTGACCTTGTTCAAGCATAG
- a CDS encoding conserved exported protein of unknown function (Evidence 4 : Homologs of previously reported genes of unknown function), translating into MVFLNVLARLVVAGFAALLIGAGGTSMELKSQAFQADKMIPAKYTCDGQDISPPLSWSDPPATTMSFALISDDPDAPMGTWVHWVLWNIPVSARTLEENLAKTASLANGAKQGTTDFHRVGYGGPCPPSGTHRYYFKLYALDTTLDLPSSTTKKDLEKAMQGHILAQTELMGTYRRG; encoded by the coding sequence ATGGTTTTCTTGAATGTACTTGCGAGGTTGGTGGTGGCGGGATTCGCGGCGCTGCTGATCGGCGCAGGGGGGACGAGTATGGAACTGAAGAGTCAGGCGTTTCAGGCTGATAAGATGATTCCGGCCAAGTACACGTGTGATGGACAAGACATCTCTCCGCCGCTGAGCTGGTCTGACCCTCCAGCCACCACCATGAGCTTCGCCCTCATCTCTGACGATCCGGATGCACCGATGGGAACATGGGTCCACTGGGTGCTCTGGAACATCCCCGTGAGCGCCCGTACTCTCGAAGAGAATCTTGCCAAGACGGCTTCACTTGCGAATGGGGCCAAGCAGGGTACGACCGACTTCCACCGGGTCGGGTATGGCGGTCCCTGCCCGCCATCCGGCACTCACCGGTATTACTTTAAGTTATACGCGCTCGATACTACGCTGGATCTGCCGTCTAGTACGACGAAGAAGGATCTGGAGAAGGCGATGCAGGGTCACATCCTGGCGCAGACTGAGCTGATGGGCACCTATCGCCGGGGGTAA
- a CDS encoding putative dioxygenase VC_1345 (Evidence 3 : Function proposed based on presence of conserved amino acid motif, structural feature or limited homology) codes for MEYVPKLMNLTRTERRIRSDYQTALADWHGSGRPPRDLSSYKLEFGTELLMERPPTAVVESATIPADHPLFKAHVERPMGEDRPLQRRAFHVAEMATFGSFVPVLSSSDVTIRVCNGDFGEAGKWQPAARHADCHELYFVHLAEHPLRLITDFGLIEEIREGDFVFLPRGTTYSFLLTGRVSILLYEIPKRLCRPYDYWMGDQQPWPFSPAAPIPPEPTPLAALHPPLGNDEATQVVVKRRRGSLTLLTYAAPVFDAVAWEGEVWPFILRLDDLVALSSPHVHLDPKKLTVFVSEDEGMAMQVFLPRWIHSLPYHHLNWVDEALFNHKAYGVRPEITDGFMTFHPAGLAHGPDLRLLADIAREEASRPKDLPFRDEIAVMVESRSPFDILKDTEKVELKGYDQSWYRQSMENT; via the coding sequence ATGGAGTACGTTCCAAAGCTTATGAACCTGACACGGACCGAGCGACGGATCCGGTCTGACTACCAGACGGCTCTTGCAGACTGGCACGGGAGCGGCCGCCCTCCGAGAGACCTTTCGAGCTACAAGCTTGAGTTCGGTACGGAACTCCTGATGGAACGCCCTCCAACCGCCGTCGTCGAAAGCGCGACGATTCCCGCTGACCACCCCTTATTCAAAGCGCACGTCGAACGGCCAATGGGGGAGGATCGTCCTCTCCAGAGGCGAGCCTTCCACGTCGCAGAGATGGCCACGTTCGGCTCCTTCGTCCCTGTCCTCTCGAGCAGCGATGTCACCATTCGGGTCTGTAATGGGGATTTCGGAGAAGCCGGGAAGTGGCAACCGGCCGCTCGTCATGCGGACTGCCATGAGCTCTATTTTGTGCATCTGGCCGAACACCCCTTGAGGCTCATTACCGATTTCGGGCTGATCGAGGAGATTCGGGAGGGCGATTTCGTGTTCCTCCCGCGAGGCACCACCTATTCGTTTCTCTTGACCGGAAGGGTGTCCATCCTCCTCTATGAAATTCCGAAACGGCTGTGTCGCCCCTATGACTACTGGATGGGGGATCAGCAGCCCTGGCCCTTTTCGCCGGCCGCGCCGATTCCACCGGAACCGACGCCTCTTGCCGCCCTCCATCCGCCGCTCGGCAACGATGAGGCCACACAGGTTGTCGTCAAAAGACGGCGGGGCAGCCTCACGTTGCTCACATACGCAGCGCCGGTCTTTGATGCCGTGGCGTGGGAGGGAGAGGTGTGGCCGTTCATCCTGCGCCTCGACGATCTGGTGGCGCTGTCCTCGCCACACGTTCACCTCGATCCGAAGAAGCTTACGGTCTTCGTGAGCGAGGATGAAGGGATGGCGATGCAGGTTTTCCTCCCCCGGTGGATCCACAGCCTGCCGTATCACCATCTCAATTGGGTCGATGAGGCCCTCTTCAACCACAAGGCGTACGGCGTGCGGCCCGAGATCACGGACGGATTCATGACATTTCACCCGGCCGGTCTGGCCCACGGTCCGGATCTGAGGCTCCTGGCCGATATTGCTCGGGAGGAGGCTTCTCGTCCGAAGGACCTGCCATTCCGAGACGAGATCGCTGTGATGGTGGAATCCAGGTCGCCCTTCGATATCCTGAAGGATACGGAGAAGGTGGAGTTGAAGGGGTACGACCAATCCTGGTACCGGCAGTCGATGGAGAATACGTGA
- a CDS encoding protein of unknown function (Evidence 5 : No homology to any previously reported sequences): MDKAQRGPGGLSEAERDLLLAELWGAFTLKLDHAALATQSLRETAYLFMRALQGGQVTYKSHDVNDPAAPSSMKTVAIQLGEMPGAGYIAPVEGIDRGGESQVSHIIKCCGEGIQHIALRIEGGSIEAYRRITERLGVRYTTPILYDDRSRLLQMFTGSLFRSPNPAAGPFLELNQRLDLFERDPTHFHHATVQALYRCLEELQEAGKSIWILDFDAIPPDWDPFTE, encoded by the coding sequence ATGGATAAAGCGCAGCGCGGGCCAGGCGGCTTGAGCGAGGCGGAACGGGATCTCCTCCTGGCAGAACTGTGGGGCGCATTCACGTTGAAGCTCGATCATGCGGCGCTCGCGACACAGAGCCTCCGGGAGACCGCCTATCTGTTCATGCGCGCACTCCAGGGAGGTCAGGTGACCTACAAGAGCCACGATGTCAATGATCCAGCAGCCCCTTCCAGCATGAAGACGGTCGCTATCCAGCTCGGTGAGATGCCGGGAGCCGGCTATATCGCCCCGGTGGAGGGCATCGACCGGGGGGGCGAGTCGCAGGTCTCACACATCATCAAGTGCTGTGGGGAAGGGATCCAGCACATCGCACTCCGTATCGAGGGAGGATCGATCGAAGCGTATCGTCGGATTACGGAGCGGTTGGGGGTCCGTTATACCACGCCCATCCTGTATGATGATCGGAGCCGGCTCCTGCAGATGTTCACAGGCTCGCTCTTCCGCTCGCCGAACCCGGCGGCCGGCCCCTTCCTCGAGCTCAATCAACGCCTCGACCTGTTTGAACGCGATCCTACTCATTTCCACCATGCCACAGTCCAGGCGCTGTATCGGTGCCTGGAGGAACTCCAGGAGGCCGGCAAATCGATCTGGATCCTCGACTTCGACGCCATTCCGCCGGACTGGGACCCGTTCACAGAATGA
- a CDS encoding protein of unknown function (Evidence 5 : No homology to any previously reported sequences) codes for MTTAASIKDYLTYPVRFLDGVSDARHIIGMGRSSGRSEEEIQKSLELRRVRWAYYALALGRHEIHDSGEKVCIPRSIRKPDYEFEVALLLDQGTQEGWTEAEAEKFLQAHGRVTILNDLSCRCLQAEDVQLGLGPARSKSILGKVLGPRFVPYAEFAKRNPYIVLRVNGEVRLEAQACTDSTLWTFPKICAYLSQQPLILEAGTLVGSGTFAGGSIAETLRQYPWLVDGDTVDTIEMEVEGIGILKNSFTRRS; via the coding sequence ATGACCACCGCTGCCTCGATCAAGGACTATCTCACCTATCCGGTCCGGTTCCTGGACGGCGTCTCCGATGCCAGACACATCATCGGCATGGGTAGGAGTTCGGGACGCAGCGAGGAAGAGATTCAAAAAAGTCTTGAGCTCCGCAGGGTACGGTGGGCGTATTACGCGCTCGCCCTTGGCCGGCACGAGATCCACGACTCCGGTGAGAAGGTGTGCATCCCACGCTCGATTCGAAAACCGGACTATGAGTTCGAAGTCGCGCTCCTGCTCGATCAGGGAACACAAGAAGGATGGACTGAAGCAGAGGCGGAGAAGTTTCTGCAGGCGCATGGCCGCGTGACCATCCTCAACGATCTGTCCTGTCGGTGTCTTCAGGCCGAGGACGTTCAACTCGGGCTTGGCCCCGCGCGGAGTAAGTCGATCCTCGGGAAGGTGCTGGGTCCACGGTTTGTACCGTATGCGGAGTTCGCGAAGCGAAACCCTTACATCGTCCTACGGGTAAACGGCGAGGTTCGTCTGGAAGCCCAGGCGTGTACCGACTCGACGTTGTGGACCTTTCCGAAAATCTGCGCCTACCTCTCCCAACAACCCTTAATTCTCGAAGCCGGAACACTCGTCGGGTCCGGGACGTTCGCCGGCGGCTCCATCGCCGAGACCTTGAGGCAGTACCCTTGGCTTGTCGATGGCGATACGGTAGACACCATAGAGATGGAGGTCGAGGGGATCGGAATCCTGAAGAACAGCTTTACCCGAAGGAGTTAG
- a CDS encoding protein of unknown function (Evidence 5 : No homology to any previously reported sequences), with amino-acid sequence MRIAEGVTLVSPTFDAERTSRIIKEANPFSTGQHLAYPSDYDGPQVHLEAYFSTEAIVQFPEFASWLVEDVARWMTAKGLRPHVIFAPGTDPVRRFVEKLSRAVDARPVYLETKPSGRFGDTIEGNFPAEATVLTFNLTSLTGGRCIGFRLPDAAAQSGGKVIGTAAIALGTSSLNEELRRKFPDNLYIAFHVAVTNHSPDACPANAPRLRPWQEASAEIIARLSGGRA; translated from the coding sequence ATGAGGATCGCTGAAGGTGTGACGCTCGTATCGCCGACCTTTGATGCAGAGCGAACGAGCAGGATCATCAAGGAGGCAAATCCGTTCTCCACCGGACAGCATCTGGCGTACCCCTCTGATTATGATGGACCACAGGTGCATCTCGAAGCCTACTTCTCCACCGAGGCGATCGTTCAGTTCCCGGAATTTGCTTCATGGCTCGTCGAAGATGTCGCGCGATGGATGACGGCGAAGGGCCTTCGGCCTCACGTCATTTTCGCTCCGGGGACTGATCCGGTCCGGCGCTTCGTCGAGAAGCTGTCGAGAGCTGTCGATGCCAGGCCGGTCTACCTCGAGACCAAGCCCAGCGGGCGATTCGGCGACACCATCGAGGGAAACTTTCCTGCCGAAGCAACGGTGTTGACGTTCAATCTGACCAGTTTGACCGGCGGTCGGTGTATCGGATTTCGCCTGCCGGACGCGGCCGCTCAGAGCGGCGGCAAGGTCATCGGCACAGCCGCGATCGCCCTTGGGACCTCGTCACTCAACGAGGAGCTTCGACGCAAATTTCCCGACAACCTGTACATCGCGTTCCACGTCGCCGTCACGAATCACAGCCCGGATGCCTGCCCCGCGAATGCGCCCCGACTGCGTCCCTGGCAAGAGGCGAGCGCGGAGATCATCGCTCGCCTGAGTGGGGGACGAGCATGA
- a CDS encoding conserved protein of unknown function (Evidence 4 : Homologs of previously reported genes of unknown function): MQSGGRHKRFDAFWKKVELKIHRHQAIRNNRFCAWFSRGKANTDQVIHFLEQFAVFSKHFVPIQAKRVARATNLESEKLARHILVNECGVRLGPDKSPENQPFRTEWAHIEWLRETCAPLKLDPERLGNWRTATPPTRRFLVELEKAYGSLDWRLAGGASYGIETWAAWGIGKGEEAESRNFWKQLIIGLKGYNETQRLAYGLEPVPLGFFEHHFELETGHGENVYGELRETFSHPKFDEDKFIEGGRRALDALYIFWDGLNSARKALA; the protein is encoded by the coding sequence ATGCAGAGCGGTGGCCGACACAAGCGATTTGATGCCTTTTGGAAGAAGGTCGAACTGAAGATTCATCGGCATCAAGCGATCAGGAACAACAGGTTCTGTGCCTGGTTCAGCCGCGGGAAAGCCAATACCGATCAAGTCATCCATTTCCTTGAACAGTTCGCAGTCTTTTCCAAGCATTTCGTCCCGATACAAGCCAAGCGAGTCGCCCGCGCAACCAACCTTGAAAGCGAAAAGCTGGCGCGCCACATCCTGGTGAACGAATGCGGCGTGAGACTTGGCCCGGATAAGAGCCCGGAGAACCAGCCGTTCAGAACGGAGTGGGCCCATATCGAGTGGTTGCGCGAGACGTGCGCGCCACTGAAACTGGATCCGGAACGGCTCGGCAACTGGAGAACCGCCACCCCACCGACACGGCGCTTTCTGGTTGAACTTGAGAAGGCGTATGGAAGCCTCGACTGGCGGCTTGCCGGCGGCGCCAGTTACGGAATCGAGACGTGGGCGGCGTGGGGAATCGGGAAAGGCGAGGAAGCGGAGTCCAGAAATTTCTGGAAGCAGCTCATTATCGGACTGAAGGGCTACAATGAAACACAGCGTCTGGCATATGGCCTGGAGCCGGTCCCTCTCGGCTTTTTCGAGCATCACTTCGAGCTTGAAACGGGGCATGGGGAGAACGTGTACGGCGAGCTTCGGGAGACCTTCTCTCACCCCAAGTTCGATGAAGACAAGTTCATAGAGGGCGGGCGACGAGCGCTTGATGCCCTCTATATTTTCTGGGACGGGCTCAACTCGGCCAGAAAGGCGCTCGCTTGA
- a CDS encoding conserved protein of unknown function (Evidence 4 : Homologs of previously reported genes of unknown function), translating to MHFEIIGSITDVETIAAGGSVRILPVLRKQYGSGHWRKLKGIATVRLTDRTMRLAEVHWFEAHGIGKRKMRIKRFLD from the coding sequence ATGCACTTCGAGATCATTGGCTCGATCACCGACGTCGAAACAATCGCGGCAGGCGGCAGCGTCCGCATACTGCCAGTGCTCCGCAAGCAATACGGTTCAGGCCACTGGAGAAAACTGAAAGGCATTGCCACGGTTCGCCTGACCGATCGAACAATGCGGCTGGCCGAAGTGCATTGGTTTGAAGCACATGGTATCGGCAAACGGAAAATGCGCATCAAGCGTTTCTTGGACTGA
- a CDS encoding conserved protein of unknown function (Evidence 4 : Homologs of previously reported genes of unknown function) — MTTKLQKPRQRFAICINTDDADLLTPRMVYQVLPDESAAKSDYIRVIDNEGEDYLYPARYFVLVDFPQPVKRALLRTRAPVMRSVATERSRVTSAQRKNL, encoded by the coding sequence ATGACCACTAAACTTCAAAAGCCACGGCAGCGATTCGCCATCTGCATCAACACCGACGACGCGGATTTGTTGACACCCCGGATGGTTTATCAAGTCTTGCCGGACGAGAGCGCGGCCAAATCGGACTACATTCGGGTCATTGATAACGAAGGCGAGGATTACTTGTATCCGGCCCGGTATTTCGTGCTCGTCGATTTTCCACAGCCGGTGAAGCGCGCGCTATTACGCACGCGGGCGCCGGTCATGCGCAGCGTAGCTACTGAACGTAGTCGCGTAACCTCCGCGCAGCGGAAAAACCTTTAA
- the ycbD gene encoding putative aldehyde dehydrogenase ycbD (Evidence 3 : Function proposed based on presence of conserved amino acid motif, structural feature or limited homology), whose amino-acid sequence MDGKNYIAGRWVEAVGGARFESRNPARFGQVLGTVALSNREDAEQAVVAAKTAFAGWRALSRIKRGEYLDRFIDAIKVQVDEITSFVASEAGKAYNEAKADVVEGIHMAQYMFGHARLPSGQALPSELAEKDAYMFRKPKGVVTVISPWNFPFAIPIWLITPALLEGNTVVFKPSGNTPLVGEKIVECFERAELPPGVLNLVQGTGGDAGWPLVTHPDVEVVLFTGSYEVGSRIKEACVKDYRKMYACEMGGKNAMIVCQDADLDLAVRAAILSAFKTTGQRCTSASRLIIHESRMEEFAKAFVAMARRIVIGDPLDPQVFMGPLINEAAMKKVGSYNLLAKQEGAEVLLDGGRLEEGAYRDGYFFSPFIYRMAHRKDARVLHEEVFGPHVALIPFQTLDEAVAIHNGVEYGLACSVITEDYRIARRLREECEFGVGYWNLPTIGAEVHLPFGGLKKSGTGVPASWPLLDLVTHKVAWTVNHGREIRMAQGLSTEV is encoded by the coding sequence ATGGACGGGAAGAACTATATCGCAGGGAGATGGGTAGAGGCGGTCGGAGGAGCCAGATTTGAAAGTCGTAATCCCGCCAGATTTGGTCAGGTGCTCGGGACTGTGGCCTTGTCGAATCGGGAGGATGCGGAGCAGGCGGTTGTGGCCGCGAAGACGGCTTTTGCCGGCTGGCGTGCGCTGTCGCGAATAAAAAGGGGGGAGTATCTCGATCGATTCATCGATGCGATCAAGGTCCAGGTCGACGAGATCACAAGCTTTGTGGCATCGGAGGCCGGCAAGGCGTATAACGAGGCCAAAGCCGATGTCGTTGAAGGGATCCATATGGCGCAGTATATGTTCGGCCACGCGCGGCTCCCTTCCGGTCAGGCCCTTCCCTCGGAGCTTGCCGAGAAGGACGCGTATATGTTCCGCAAGCCGAAAGGGGTGGTGACGGTGATCAGTCCCTGGAATTTCCCCTTCGCGATTCCCATCTGGCTGATCACCCCGGCCTTGCTCGAAGGGAATACGGTGGTTTTCAAACCGTCCGGGAACACCCCGTTGGTGGGGGAGAAGATCGTTGAGTGCTTTGAACGGGCCGAGCTTCCGCCTGGTGTTCTGAACCTCGTCCAGGGCACCGGAGGGGATGCTGGGTGGCCTCTGGTGACCCATCCCGACGTCGAGGTCGTCCTCTTTACCGGCTCATATGAGGTAGGATCACGGATCAAGGAGGCGTGCGTCAAGGACTATCGGAAGATGTATGCCTGCGAGATGGGCGGGAAGAATGCGATGATCGTCTGCCAGGACGCCGACCTTGATCTGGCCGTCCGGGCCGCGATTCTCAGCGCCTTTAAGACGACCGGCCAGCGCTGTACCTCGGCCTCTCGCCTCATCATCCATGAGAGTCGGATGGAGGAGTTCGCGAAGGCCTTTGTCGCTATGGCACGGCGGATTGTCATTGGCGATCCCCTCGATCCTCAGGTCTTCATGGGCCCGCTCATTAACGAGGCGGCGATGAAGAAGGTCGGCTCTTATAATCTGCTGGCGAAGCAGGAAGGGGCTGAGGTGCTCCTGGATGGCGGGCGCCTGGAGGAAGGGGCCTATCGGGACGGCTACTTCTTCAGCCCCTTCATCTATCGCATGGCGCATCGGAAAGATGCCCGGGTACTCCACGAGGAGGTCTTTGGACCCCACGTGGCTCTGATCCCCTTCCAAACGCTGGACGAGGCCGTGGCCATCCACAACGGTGTGGAGTATGGCCTGGCCTGCTCCGTGATCACCGAAGATTATCGGATCGCCCGTCGTCTTCGGGAGGAATGCGAGTTCGGTGTTGGGTATTGGAATCTGCCCACCATCGGCGCCGAGGTACACCTGCCGTTCGGCGGACTGAAGAAGAGCGGGACGGGTGTTCCGGCGTCCTGGCCTTTGCTGGATCTCGTGACGCACAAGGTGGCATGGACGGTCAATCATGGTCGCGAGATCAGGATGGCGCAAGGTCTGAGCACCGAGGTGTAG
- a CDS encoding Amidinotransferase family protein translates to MTRLLMCHPDYYGIYYEINPWMDRRRQADRAVAIRQWEALYRLLTETLGVRVELLPSVPGLPDLCFTANAGLLMSSLFVSSRFRYHEREAEVPHVTQWFAERNYRVACLPEPVFFEGEGDALFCGNDLFSGYRFRSELQAHHLLAELFGLHVYSLELTDPWFYHLDTCFCPLQPGRAAYYPEAFSPASQRLLKETTPELFPVTAAEAKRLACNALVIGQSVILNAGCPHLARTLSEAGYQVHEVETTEFLKAGGGPKCLTLFLERDGL, encoded by the coding sequence ATGACCCGGCTGCTGATGTGTCATCCCGACTATTACGGGATTTACTACGAGATCAACCCCTGGATGGATCGAAGGCGCCAGGCGGACCGGGCAGTTGCCATACGGCAGTGGGAGGCGTTGTATCGACTGCTCACTGAAACATTAGGGGTCCGGGTGGAGTTGCTGCCGTCTGTTCCTGGGCTGCCTGATCTTTGCTTTACCGCGAACGCCGGACTTCTGATGAGCAGCCTGTTCGTGAGCAGTCGTTTCCGATATCATGAGCGTGAGGCGGAAGTTCCTCATGTTACACAGTGGTTTGCAGAGCGGAATTACAGGGTCGCATGTCTTCCTGAACCCGTCTTCTTTGAGGGGGAGGGGGATGCGCTGTTTTGCGGGAATGACCTGTTCTCCGGGTATCGCTTTCGTTCGGAGCTGCAGGCCCATCACCTGCTCGCGGAGCTTTTTGGGCTGCACGTTTATTCCCTGGAGCTGACCGATCCATGGTTTTACCACCTGGATACCTGTTTCTGTCCGCTCCAGCCAGGCCGGGCAGCGTACTATCCGGAGGCGTTCAGCCCAGCCTCGCAGCGGCTTTTGAAAGAGACGACCCCAGAGCTCTTCCCGGTGACGGCGGCAGAGGCCAAACGGTTGGCCTGCAATGCGCTGGTCATCGGACAGTCGGTGATCCTCAATGCCGGCTGCCCCCATCTGGCTCGGACGCTCAGCGAGGCCGGGTATCAGGTTCACGAGGTCGAGACGACGGAGTTTCTTAAGGCCGGAGGCGGGCCCAAGTGCCTGACCCTCTTTCTTGAACGGGATGGATTATGA
- the argM gene encoding succinylornithine transaminase, also has acetylornitine transaminase activity, PLP-dependent (Evidence 2b : Function of strongly homologous gene; Product type e : enzyme) produces MSHWIELDKRYFMDTGHRRLGVTLVRGEGARVWDDAGKEYLDFIAGWAACSLGHCHPIIQEALREQSKRLILASLDVYTIPQIELAELLISLSGLAKIFFCNSGAEANEGAVKLARKHGKLHLNGAYEVISALKSFHGRTLAMVAATGKPEYQAPFTPLPEGFRNVPYNDIAALRAAVGERTCAILLEPIQGEGGVNVPPEHYLKEVRTLCDERGLLLILDEVQTGCGRTGTLWAHEGFGIRPDIMTIGKGLGGGVPIAAFLANERAACFGPGDHGSTYGGNPLCSAVAGAVLRFIMKEDLPGNAVRVGSYFRERLLGLQEEWDLVKEVRGRGLLLAMEFTKPIALAMAQACCERGLLVNPIPPQTIRFMPPLIITRQDVDQAIMILDAAIRQIK; encoded by the coding sequence ATGAGTCATTGGATCGAGTTGGATAAGCGGTACTTCATGGATACCGGTCACCGGCGTCTCGGGGTGACGCTCGTGCGCGGGGAGGGGGCGAGGGTCTGGGATGATGCCGGGAAAGAATATCTTGACTTCATTGCCGGATGGGCTGCCTGTAGCCTCGGCCACTGCCATCCTATTATCCAGGAGGCCCTTCGGGAACAGTCAAAGCGCCTTATCCTGGCGAGCCTGGATGTCTATACGATTCCCCAGATCGAGTTGGCTGAGCTACTCATCTCCTTGAGCGGTTTGGCCAAGATCTTCTTCTGCAATAGCGGAGCAGAGGCAAACGAGGGCGCTGTTAAGCTGGCCAGGAAGCATGGGAAGTTGCACCTGAATGGCGCTTATGAGGTTATCTCGGCCCTGAAGAGCTTCCATGGTCGGACATTGGCGATGGTGGCCGCGACGGGTAAGCCGGAGTATCAGGCGCCCTTTACTCCGCTCCCTGAAGGATTCAGAAACGTCCCATACAACGATATCGCAGCCCTGCGGGCCGCTGTCGGTGAGCGGACCTGTGCAATCCTGCTGGAGCCGATCCAGGGCGAGGGCGGGGTGAACGTTCCGCCTGAGCACTATCTGAAGGAGGTCCGCACGCTCTGCGACGAGCGGGGCCTTTTGCTCATTCTGGACGAGGTCCAGACGGGCTGCGGTCGAACCGGGACCCTGTGGGCACACGAGGGTTTCGGTATCAGGCCGGACATCATGACGATAGGCAAGGGGTTGGGCGGCGGGGTTCCTATCGCTGCGTTTCTGGCCAACGAACGGGCCGCCTGTTTTGGTCCGGGAGATCACGGCTCCACCTATGGCGGCAATCCGCTCTGCTCTGCAGTCGCCGGTGCGGTGTTGCGGTTTATCATGAAGGAAGATCTGCCGGGTAACGCGGTACGGGTGGGAAGCTACTTCCGGGAGCGGCTCCTGGGCTTACAAGAGGAGTGGGATCTCGTGAAGGAGGTTCGGGGCCGCGGCCTGCTCCTGGCGATGGAGTTCACGAAGCCGATCGCGCTGGCAATGGCTCAGGCCTGCTGCGAACGGGGCCTGCTGGTGAACCCGATCCCGCCGCAGACAATCCGGTTTATGCCGCCCCTGATTATCACCCGACAGGACGTGGATCAGGCCATTATGATCCTGGATGCCGCCATCAGGCAGATCAAGTAG
- a CDS encoding protein of unknown function (Evidence 5 : No homology to any previously reported sequences): MVAIPEAVREGNRMGSNLSQKILFVKSPRIPPLLKGGWGVLYAVVPGPDFHGDGG, encoded by the coding sequence GTGGTGGCCATACCCGAGGCCGTTCGCGAAGGCAATAGGATGGGTTCTAACCTTTCCCAGAAAATCCTATTTGTCAAATCCCCCCGTATCCCCCCTTTGCTAAAGGGGGGTTGGGGGGTTTTGTATGCCGTGGTGCCGGGTCCGGACTTTCATGGTGATGGAGGATAG